A region from the Branchiostoma lanceolatum isolate klBraLanc5 chromosome 2, klBraLanc5.hap2, whole genome shotgun sequence genome encodes:
- the LOC136427761 gene encoding 3'-5' RNA helicase YTHDC2-like isoform X1 → MATRGSGRPPPRPRSRNSPPVGQQGMGERMHQGGGNRSGMSRPGSASPQPQGGEGGKRGGRPPPLHKREICIDEEVKIAVRIAVEKFRYNESQKEYEFPSSLTSVERAFIHRYCQSLGIKTKSRGKGSNRYLTIFKKDSRGIGLGTATFSLCRSARHHTHTLLQRFPITGRERQELMPRTERGIGEGHSRDGNRATGLNGRLNNGIQQVPPPRTQSDYDNFRRTLPVAVLQEVIVKTVNENQVVLVAGETGSGKTTQVPQFILDDAQRTNRPCRIICTQPRRISALTVAERVASERGEKIGQTVGYQIRLESRVSPRTLLTFCTNGVLLRTLMGGDSALTTITHVIVDEIHERDRFSDFLLIKLREMLGYFKGLKVVLMSATLNTELFQQYFGSCPIINVSGNLFDVTEFFLEDVLRSTNYSNQKMQKYKKERGQLEQQQSSLDQWYQQGGTPAPGVVSPKEQLTQHLAEKDLDTAQQEDYEVSDLQDIPQERDVSEMEPWLIQEMDKCIMTAWLNNDEDAYVQLFHLIMSENVSVDYRHSETCSTTLMIAAGRGNVAAVEQLLALGANINLRAPNGLTALDWARKFGQTDTVEVLEAYIASSEITVSDDTLLVSESSQLSAEDRELLKAYHQSFDDEHVDLDLILCLLFNICSSQEDGAILVFLPGYEEIVTLRDAIMWDDKRFSDTSRYQVYTLHSAMQSGDQKRVFQQPPAGVRKIILSTNIAETSVTINDVVFVIDSGKVKEKSFDALTSVSMLKSVWVSKASAQQRKGRAGRCRPGVCFHLFSRVRYESLQEYQDPELLRTPLQELCLQTKLLSAPNTPISEFLAKAPEPPAFLVLRNAVQLLKTVDALDMWEDLTELGHHMVDLPIEPRLAKMVLYSVVLKCLDPVLTIACALAYRDPFILPNQPSQKRAAVYCRKKFSAGANSDHMALLRAFQGWQKAKSDGWERSFCEKNFLCQATMEMIFGMRTQLLGQLRASGFVRARGGGDIRDLNTNSENWAVIKAALCAGSYPNMVRVDRENLWLTTQMEKSVRFHNTSVLGQAANPKVTVALSHAQSVTKLPTDWLVYEEISRAHRYAYVRCCTLMSPVTVAIFAGPSRLPLDALTDPNAPDNRPGGDDQFENYSDSGGEEGENNKRATTKLDDWISFKLDSEAAHLLLQLRLKWHSLFLRRMRAPAKPWSQVDEGVIRAVIGVLSSEEQALGLQQPSGIGQRPRPMFNWDFSSSATESYGSQRGSRKNSTEYQAPEPSFLASWKSNDSVPVGEENKGDRFYPRTSPANREKRILKRDHRSPREFDNRSDRSSVKSASANSSQASSRTSSCTTSPCPSPNHTRGGERTPPSSASSSRSGGRSTPPQRVRTPPFVSPKGGRTPQQSPTVRSDKSFSPGAGVSNPNRYFILKCNNQRNLDIAMSQSIWATTPSNEKKLNKAFKDCQNVYLVFSVQGSGHFQGYARMVSSISKDKVPEFSSASLGGAFRIEWIKRMSIPFQAAHHLLNPWNENKKVQISRDGQEIEPQVGEQLLKAWDRPVTILNRSPGSSRPSSRPSSGPPSKTSSPQGSPKGQRSQEQRFAGGQRPKDSGGNSNKLPVPPVHWQAEASAESTVEGGETETPSTAEEAPNLVLAIPQSSTSSSSSSSPQEEASLPSPSQAVVEPTQQDPPAPAVVEPSEGAPGVGYDVPPAGGEAALPRGSSPPLAVTPPPSFDPTLPMGSATPTMPDPSLPQD, encoded by the exons ATGGCGACTCGGGGGTCAGGTCGACCTCCTCCGAGACCCAGATCACGAAACTCTCCTCCTGTGGGTCAGCAGGGGATGGGAGAGAGGATGCACCAAGGAGGAGGAAACAG ATCTGGCATGTCTCGTCCTGGGAGCGCCTCCCCGCAGCCCCAGGGTGGGGAAGGCGGAAAGAGAGGGGGACGACCGCCACCTCTACACAAGAGAGAAATCTGCATAGATGAGGAGGTGAAGATCGCAGTCAGGATAGCTGTGGAGAAGTTCAGGTACAACGAGAGTCAGAAAG AATATGAGTTTCCATCAAGTTTGACATCTGTAGAGAGAGCCTTCATCCACAGGTACTGTCAAAGTCTGGGAATCAAGACGAAGAGCAGAGG AAAGGGCAGCAACCGCTACCTGACAATCTTTAAGAAGGACAGCCGAGGAATAGGTTTGGGTACAGCCACCTTCTCCCTGTGCCGCAGTGCCAGGCACCACACCCACACCCTCCTGCAGAGGTTCCCTATCACAGGCAGGGAGAGACAGGAACTCatgcccagaaccgagaggggCATAGGAGAAG GACACAGTAGAGATGGCAACAGAGCTACGGGGTTGAACGGTCGTCTGAACAATGGTATCCAGCAGGTGCCCCCTCCCCGGACACAGTCGGATTACGACAACTTCCGCCGGACGCTGCCTGTGGCTGTCCTCCAGGAGGTCATTGTCAAGACAGTTAATGAGAACCAGGTGGTGCTGGTTGCTGGGGAAACTGGATCAGGGAAGACCACTCAG GTCCCCCAGTTTATCTTGGATGATGCCCAACGTACGAATCGGCCATGTCGGATCATCTGCACCCAGCCACGCAGAATCTCCGCCCTGACAGTCGCAGAGAGGGTGGCTAGTGAGAGGGGAGAGAAGATTGGACAAACTGTGGGCTACCAGATCAGACTGGAAAGCAG GGTTTCTCCGAGAACCTTACTGACATTTTGTACCAATGGTGTTCTGCTGAGAACTCTGATGGGAGGAGACAGTGCCCTGACTACCATCACACATGTCATTGTG GATGAGATTCATGAGCGAGACAGATTTAGCGACTTCTTGTTGATCAAGCTGCGTGAGATGCTGGGCTACTTCAAGGGTCTGAAGGTTGTCCTCATGAGTGCAACCCTCAACACTGAGCTGTTCCAGCAGTACTTTGGGAGTTGTCCAATCATCAATG TTTCAGGAAACCTGTTTGATGTGACAGAATTTTTCTTGGAAGATGTTTTACGAAG TACAAACTACTCCAACCAGAAGATGCAGAAGTACAAGAAAGAGAGAGGACAAT TGGAACAACAGCAGTCCTCATTAGACCAGTGGTACCAACAGGGCGGCACCCCCGCCCCTGGAGTGGTGAGTCCCAAAGAACAGCTGACTCAGCACCTGGCTGAGAAAGACCTGGACACAGCACAGCAGGAGGACTATGAGGTCAGCGACCTACAGGACATCCCCCAG GAGAGAGATGTGAGTGAAATGGAACCCTGGCTGATACAGGAGATGGATAAGTGCATCATGACTGCCTGGCTCAAT AATGATGAGGATGCCTATGTGCAGCTGTTCCATCTCATCATGAGTGAAAATGTTAGCG TTGACTATCGGCACAGCGAGACGTGCTCCACTACCCTGATGATTGCGGCAGGTCGAGGAAACGTGGCAGCAGTGGAACAGCTGTTAGCACTGGGGGCCAACATCAACCTCAGAGCACCCAACGGACT GACTGCTCTTGACTGGGCGAGAAAGTTTGGCCAGACAGATACTGTTGAGGTGCTAGAAGCCTACAT AGCGTCCAGTGAGATCACAGTGAGTGACGACACCCTGCTGGTGAGTGAGAGCAGTCAGCTGAGTGCAGAAGACAGGGAGCTGCTCAAGGCCTACCACCAGAGCTTTGACGATGAACATGTGGACCTGGATCTCATCCTGTGTCTTCTCTTCAACATCTGTAGCAGCCAGGAAGACG GAGCCATCCTGGTGTTCTTACCTGGCTATGAGGAGATAGTGACCCTACGTGATGCCATCATGTGGGATGACAAGAGGTTCTCTGATACCAGCAG GTACCAGGTGTACACACTTCACTCCGCCATGCAGTCAGGGGACCAGAAAAGGGTTTTCCAGCAGCCCCCTGCAGGAGTCCGGAAAATT ATCCTGTCGACCAATATTGCTGAAACAAGTGTCACCATCAATGATGTGGTGTTTGTGATCGACTCAGGAAAAGTGAAAGAG AAATCCTTTGATGCTCTGACATCTGTGTCCATGTTGAAAAGTGTGTGGGTGTCTAAAGCTAGTGCCCAACAGAGGAAGGGCAG GGCAGGCAGGTGCCGACCAGGTGTGTGTTTCCACCTGTTCAGCAGAGTGAGGTATGAGAGCCTACAGGAGTACCAGGACCCTGAGCTGCTCCGGACACCACTACAG GAACTCTGTCTACAGACCAAGCTCCTGTCTGCACCCAACACCCCCATCTCTGAGTTCCTAGCCAAGGCCCCTGAACCACCGGCTTTCCTGGTGCTGAGAAATGCAGTGCAGTTACTGAAG ACTGTAGATGCCCTGGACATGTGGGAGGACCTGACAGAGTTAGGACACCACATGGTTGACCTGCCCATCGAGCCCAGACTGGCCAAGATGGTGTTGTACTCTGTGGTCCTCAAGTGTCTGGATCCTGTCCTCACTATTGCCTGCGCTCTGGCATACAGGGATCCCT TTATCCTGCCCAACCAGCCGTCCCAGAAACGTGCAGCGGTGTACTGTAGGAAGAAGTTCTCTGCTGGTGCAAACAGTGATCACATGGCCCTCCTGAGAGCATTTCAG GGCTGGCAGAAGGCCAAGAGTGACGGCTGGGAGCGCAGCTTCTGCGAGAAGAACTTTCTCTGCCAGGCCACCATGGAAATGATCTTCGGCATGAG GACACAGCTGTTGGGCCAGCTGCGGGCCTCTGGGTTTGTACGCGCACGAGGAGGAGGGGACATCAGGGACCTGAACACGAACTCCGAGAACTGGGCAGTCATTAAG GCTGCCTTGTGTGCTGGGAGCTATCCCAACATGGTTAGAGTGGACAGGGAAAACCTCTGGCTGACCACACA GATGGAGAAAAGTGTTCGTTTCCACAACACATCTGTTCTCGGACAAGCGGCAAACCCAAAGGTCACAGTAGCGCTGTCCCACGCCCAGAGTGTCACCAAGCTGCCTACTGATTGGCTGGTGTATGAGGAAATCTCAAG AGCGCACCGCTATGCCTATGTGCGATGCTGCACACTGATGAGCCCCGTGACAGTCGCCATATTTGCAGGCCCGTCTCGCCTCCCGCTGGACGCTCTGACGGACCCCAACGCCCCTGACAACAGACCTGGGG GTGACGACCAGTTTGAGAACTACAGTGACAGTGGAGGCGAGGAGGGGGAGAACAACAAACGTGCCACCACCAAGTTAGACGACTGGATTTCTTTCAAACTAGATTCAGAG GCTGCCCACCTGCTGCTACAGCTGCGGTTAAAGTGGCATTCCCTCTTCCTGCGCCGCATGAGAGCACCTGCCAAACCATGGTCACAGGTGGACGAG GGCGTTATCCGAGCTGTGATTGGTGTGCTGTCCAGCGAAGAGCAGGCCCTGGGCCTCCAACAGCCTTCTGGGATAGGGCAGAGACCACGCCCAATGT TTAACTGGGATTTTTCCTCTTCAGCCACAGAGTCGTACGGTTCCCAGCGGGGCAGCAGAAAGAACTCTACtgag TACCAAGCACCCGAACCCTCCTTCCTAGCCTCGTGGAAG TCCAACGACTCTGTACCAGTAGGAGAGGAGAACAAGGGTGACAG GTTCTACCCACGAACCAGCCCAGCCAACAGGGAGAAACGAATCCTGAAGAGAGATCACA GGTCTCCACGAGAGTTTGACAACCGTTCAGACCGCTCGTCGGTAAAGTCTGCATCAGCCAACAGCAGCCAGGCGTCCAGTCGCACCAGTAGCTGCACCACCAGCCCCTGCCCCTCACCCAACCACACCAGGGGTGGGGAGAGGACCCCGCCCTCCTCTGCCTCCTCCAGCAGGAGTGGGGGGAGAAGTACGCCCCCACAGCGGGTCAGGACACCCCCCTTTGTGAGCCCAAAGGGTGGGAGGACTCCACAACAGTCTCCAACGGTCAG AAGTGACAAGTCGTTTTCTCCCGGAGCTGGTGTCTCGAACCCCAACCGGTACTTCATCCTGAAGTGTAACAACCAGCGCAACCTGGACATCGCCATGAGCCAGAGTATCTGGGCAACCACGCCTAGCAACGAGAAGAAACTCAACAAGGCTTTCAAA GATTGCCAGAATGTGTACTTGGTCTTTTCGGTTCAAGGTAGTGGGCACTTCCAAG GGTATGCTCGCATGGTCTCCTCCATCAGTAAGGACAAGGTTCCTGAGTTCAGCTCAGCCTCTCTGGGAGGAGCCTTCCGGATAGAGTGGATTAAAAG AATGAGCATCCCATTCCAAGCTGCCCACCACCTGTTGAACCCATGGAATGAGAACAAGAAGGTCCAGATCAGCAGGGATGGACAG GAGATCGAGCCCCAGGTTGGTGAGCAGCTGCTGAAGGCGTGGGATCGTCCTGTCACCATCCTCAACAGGAGCCCCGGCAGCAGTCGCCCCTCCTCACGACCCTCCTCAGGACCTCCCTCCAAAACATCCTCCCCACAGGGGTCGCCGAAAGGGCAGAGGTCACAGGAGCAGAGGTTTGCTGGGGGTCAGAGGCCAAAGGACAGTGGAGGAAACAGTAACAAGCTGCCAGTCCCCCCGGTACACTGGCAGGCTGAAGCTTCGGCAGAGTCTACTGTCGAGGGCGGGGAAACGGAAACGCCATCCACTGCGGAAGAAGCTCCAAATTTAGTGCTAGCTATACCGCAGAGTTCCACCTCCAGCTCAAGCAGCTCCAGCCCTCAGGAGGAGGCCAGCCTGCCCTCCCCTTCACAAGCAGTGGTAGAACCCACACAACAGGACCCCCCAGCCCCAGCTGTAGTGGAACCATCCGAGGGGGCGCCAGGTGTTGGGTACGACGTTCCCCCCGCTGGGGGTGAGGCAGCCCTCCCCAGGGGTTCTTCTCCTCCACTAGCTGTTACCCCTCCACCTTCTTTTGACCCCACCTTACCCATGGGAAGTGCCACACCTACCATGCCTGACCCCTCACTCCCAcaggactaa
- the LOC136427761 gene encoding 3'-5' RNA helicase YTHDC2-like isoform X3 yields the protein MATRGSGRPPPRPRSRNSPPVGQQGMGERMHQGGGNRSGMSRPGSASPQPQGGEGGKRGGRPPPLHKREICIDEEVKIAVRIAVEKFRYNESQKEYEFPSSLTSVERAFIHRYCQSLGIKTKSRGKGSNRYLTIFKKDSRGIGLGTATFSLCRSARHHTHTLLQRFPITGRERQELMPRTERGIGEGHSRDGNRATGLNGRLNNGIQQVPPPRTQSDYDNFRRTLPVAVLQEVIVKTVNENQVVLVAGETGSGKTTQVPQFILDDAQRTNRPCRIICTQPRRISALTVAERVASERGEKIGQTVGYQIRLESRVSPRTLLTFCTNGVLLRTLMGGDSALTTITHVIVDEIHERDRFSDFLLIKLREMLGYFKGLKVVLMSATLNTELFQQYFGSCPIINVSGNLFDVTEFFLEDVLRSTNYSNQKMQKYKKERGQLEQQQSSLDQWYQQGGTPAPGVVSPKEQLTQHLAEKDLDTAQQEDYEERDVSEMEPWLIQEMDKCIMTAWLNNDEDAYVQLFHLIMSENVSVDYRHSETCSTTLMIAAGRGNVAAVEQLLALGANINLRAPNGLTALDWARKFGQTDTVEVLEAYIASSEITVSDDTLLVSESSQLSAEDRELLKAYHQSFDDEHVDLDLILCLLFNICSSQEDGAILVFLPGYEEIVTLRDAIMWDDKRFSDTSRYQVYTLHSAMQSGDQKRVFQQPPAGVRKIILSTNIAETSVTINDVVFVIDSGKVKEKSFDALTSVSMLKSVWVSKASAQQRKGRAGRCRPGVCFHLFSRVRYESLQEYQDPELLRTPLQELCLQTKLLSAPNTPISEFLAKAPEPPAFLVLRNAVQLLKTVDALDMWEDLTELGHHMVDLPIEPRLAKMVLYSVVLKCLDPVLTIACALAYRDPFILPNQPSQKRAAVYCRKKFSAGANSDHMALLRAFQGWQKAKSDGWERSFCEKNFLCQATMEMIFGMRTQLLGQLRASGFVRARGGGDIRDLNTNSENWAVIKAALCAGSYPNMVRVDRENLWLTTQMEKSVRFHNTSVLGQAANPKVTVALSHAQSVTKLPTDWLVYEEISRAHRYAYVRCCTLMSPVTVAIFAGPSRLPLDALTDPNAPDNRPGGDDQFENYSDSGGEEGENNKRATTKLDDWISFKLDSEAAHLLLQLRLKWHSLFLRRMRAPAKPWSQVDEGVIRAVIGVLSSEEQALGLQQPSGIGQRPRPMFNWDFSSSATESYGSQRGSRKNSTEYQAPEPSFLASWKSNDSVPVGEENKGDRFYPRTSPANREKRILKRDHRSPREFDNRSDRSSVKSASANSSQASSRTSSCTTSPCPSPNHTRGGERTPPSSASSSRSGGRSTPPQRVRTPPFVSPKGGRTPQQSPTVRSDKSFSPGAGVSNPNRYFILKCNNQRNLDIAMSQSIWATTPSNEKKLNKAFKDCQNVYLVFSVQGSGHFQGYARMVSSISKDKVPEFSSASLGGAFRIEWIKRMSIPFQAAHHLLNPWNENKKVQISRDGQEIEPQVGEQLLKAWDRPVTILNRSPGSSRPSSRPSSGPPSKTSSPQGSPKGQRSQEQRFAGGQRPKDSGGNSNKLPVPPVHWQAEASAESTVEGGETETPSTAEEAPNLVLAIPQSSTSSSSSSSPQEEASLPSPSQAVVEPTQQDPPAPAVVEPSEGAPGVGYDVPPAGGEAALPRGSSPPLAVTPPPSFDPTLPMGSATPTMPDPSLPQD from the exons ATGGCGACTCGGGGGTCAGGTCGACCTCCTCCGAGACCCAGATCACGAAACTCTCCTCCTGTGGGTCAGCAGGGGATGGGAGAGAGGATGCACCAAGGAGGAGGAAACAG ATCTGGCATGTCTCGTCCTGGGAGCGCCTCCCCGCAGCCCCAGGGTGGGGAAGGCGGAAAGAGAGGGGGACGACCGCCACCTCTACACAAGAGAGAAATCTGCATAGATGAGGAGGTGAAGATCGCAGTCAGGATAGCTGTGGAGAAGTTCAGGTACAACGAGAGTCAGAAAG AATATGAGTTTCCATCAAGTTTGACATCTGTAGAGAGAGCCTTCATCCACAGGTACTGTCAAAGTCTGGGAATCAAGACGAAGAGCAGAGG AAAGGGCAGCAACCGCTACCTGACAATCTTTAAGAAGGACAGCCGAGGAATAGGTTTGGGTACAGCCACCTTCTCCCTGTGCCGCAGTGCCAGGCACCACACCCACACCCTCCTGCAGAGGTTCCCTATCACAGGCAGGGAGAGACAGGAACTCatgcccagaaccgagaggggCATAGGAGAAG GACACAGTAGAGATGGCAACAGAGCTACGGGGTTGAACGGTCGTCTGAACAATGGTATCCAGCAGGTGCCCCCTCCCCGGACACAGTCGGATTACGACAACTTCCGCCGGACGCTGCCTGTGGCTGTCCTCCAGGAGGTCATTGTCAAGACAGTTAATGAGAACCAGGTGGTGCTGGTTGCTGGGGAAACTGGATCAGGGAAGACCACTCAG GTCCCCCAGTTTATCTTGGATGATGCCCAACGTACGAATCGGCCATGTCGGATCATCTGCACCCAGCCACGCAGAATCTCCGCCCTGACAGTCGCAGAGAGGGTGGCTAGTGAGAGGGGAGAGAAGATTGGACAAACTGTGGGCTACCAGATCAGACTGGAAAGCAG GGTTTCTCCGAGAACCTTACTGACATTTTGTACCAATGGTGTTCTGCTGAGAACTCTGATGGGAGGAGACAGTGCCCTGACTACCATCACACATGTCATTGTG GATGAGATTCATGAGCGAGACAGATTTAGCGACTTCTTGTTGATCAAGCTGCGTGAGATGCTGGGCTACTTCAAGGGTCTGAAGGTTGTCCTCATGAGTGCAACCCTCAACACTGAGCTGTTCCAGCAGTACTTTGGGAGTTGTCCAATCATCAATG TTTCAGGAAACCTGTTTGATGTGACAGAATTTTTCTTGGAAGATGTTTTACGAAG TACAAACTACTCCAACCAGAAGATGCAGAAGTACAAGAAAGAGAGAGGACAAT TGGAACAACAGCAGTCCTCATTAGACCAGTGGTACCAACAGGGCGGCACCCCCGCCCCTGGAGTGGTGAGTCCCAAAGAACAGCTGACTCAGCACCTGGCTGAGAAAGACCTGGACACAGCACAGCAGGAGGACTATGAG GAGAGAGATGTGAGTGAAATGGAACCCTGGCTGATACAGGAGATGGATAAGTGCATCATGACTGCCTGGCTCAAT AATGATGAGGATGCCTATGTGCAGCTGTTCCATCTCATCATGAGTGAAAATGTTAGCG TTGACTATCGGCACAGCGAGACGTGCTCCACTACCCTGATGATTGCGGCAGGTCGAGGAAACGTGGCAGCAGTGGAACAGCTGTTAGCACTGGGGGCCAACATCAACCTCAGAGCACCCAACGGACT GACTGCTCTTGACTGGGCGAGAAAGTTTGGCCAGACAGATACTGTTGAGGTGCTAGAAGCCTACAT AGCGTCCAGTGAGATCACAGTGAGTGACGACACCCTGCTGGTGAGTGAGAGCAGTCAGCTGAGTGCAGAAGACAGGGAGCTGCTCAAGGCCTACCACCAGAGCTTTGACGATGAACATGTGGACCTGGATCTCATCCTGTGTCTTCTCTTCAACATCTGTAGCAGCCAGGAAGACG GAGCCATCCTGGTGTTCTTACCTGGCTATGAGGAGATAGTGACCCTACGTGATGCCATCATGTGGGATGACAAGAGGTTCTCTGATACCAGCAG GTACCAGGTGTACACACTTCACTCCGCCATGCAGTCAGGGGACCAGAAAAGGGTTTTCCAGCAGCCCCCTGCAGGAGTCCGGAAAATT ATCCTGTCGACCAATATTGCTGAAACAAGTGTCACCATCAATGATGTGGTGTTTGTGATCGACTCAGGAAAAGTGAAAGAG AAATCCTTTGATGCTCTGACATCTGTGTCCATGTTGAAAAGTGTGTGGGTGTCTAAAGCTAGTGCCCAACAGAGGAAGGGCAG GGCAGGCAGGTGCCGACCAGGTGTGTGTTTCCACCTGTTCAGCAGAGTGAGGTATGAGAGCCTACAGGAGTACCAGGACCCTGAGCTGCTCCGGACACCACTACAG GAACTCTGTCTACAGACCAAGCTCCTGTCTGCACCCAACACCCCCATCTCTGAGTTCCTAGCCAAGGCCCCTGAACCACCGGCTTTCCTGGTGCTGAGAAATGCAGTGCAGTTACTGAAG ACTGTAGATGCCCTGGACATGTGGGAGGACCTGACAGAGTTAGGACACCACATGGTTGACCTGCCCATCGAGCCCAGACTGGCCAAGATGGTGTTGTACTCTGTGGTCCTCAAGTGTCTGGATCCTGTCCTCACTATTGCCTGCGCTCTGGCATACAGGGATCCCT TTATCCTGCCCAACCAGCCGTCCCAGAAACGTGCAGCGGTGTACTGTAGGAAGAAGTTCTCTGCTGGTGCAAACAGTGATCACATGGCCCTCCTGAGAGCATTTCAG GGCTGGCAGAAGGCCAAGAGTGACGGCTGGGAGCGCAGCTTCTGCGAGAAGAACTTTCTCTGCCAGGCCACCATGGAAATGATCTTCGGCATGAG GACACAGCTGTTGGGCCAGCTGCGGGCCTCTGGGTTTGTACGCGCACGAGGAGGAGGGGACATCAGGGACCTGAACACGAACTCCGAGAACTGGGCAGTCATTAAG GCTGCCTTGTGTGCTGGGAGCTATCCCAACATGGTTAGAGTGGACAGGGAAAACCTCTGGCTGACCACACA GATGGAGAAAAGTGTTCGTTTCCACAACACATCTGTTCTCGGACAAGCGGCAAACCCAAAGGTCACAGTAGCGCTGTCCCACGCCCAGAGTGTCACCAAGCTGCCTACTGATTGGCTGGTGTATGAGGAAATCTCAAG AGCGCACCGCTATGCCTATGTGCGATGCTGCACACTGATGAGCCCCGTGACAGTCGCCATATTTGCAGGCCCGTCTCGCCTCCCGCTGGACGCTCTGACGGACCCCAACGCCCCTGACAACAGACCTGGGG GTGACGACCAGTTTGAGAACTACAGTGACAGTGGAGGCGAGGAGGGGGAGAACAACAAACGTGCCACCACCAAGTTAGACGACTGGATTTCTTTCAAACTAGATTCAGAG GCTGCCCACCTGCTGCTACAGCTGCGGTTAAAGTGGCATTCCCTCTTCCTGCGCCGCATGAGAGCACCTGCCAAACCATGGTCACAGGTGGACGAG GGCGTTATCCGAGCTGTGATTGGTGTGCTGTCCAGCGAAGAGCAGGCCCTGGGCCTCCAACAGCCTTCTGGGATAGGGCAGAGACCACGCCCAATGT TTAACTGGGATTTTTCCTCTTCAGCCACAGAGTCGTACGGTTCCCAGCGGGGCAGCAGAAAGAACTCTACtgag TACCAAGCACCCGAACCCTCCTTCCTAGCCTCGTGGAAG TCCAACGACTCTGTACCAGTAGGAGAGGAGAACAAGGGTGACAG GTTCTACCCACGAACCAGCCCAGCCAACAGGGAGAAACGAATCCTGAAGAGAGATCACA GGTCTCCACGAGAGTTTGACAACCGTTCAGACCGCTCGTCGGTAAAGTCTGCATCAGCCAACAGCAGCCAGGCGTCCAGTCGCACCAGTAGCTGCACCACCAGCCCCTGCCCCTCACCCAACCACACCAGGGGTGGGGAGAGGACCCCGCCCTCCTCTGCCTCCTCCAGCAGGAGTGGGGGGAGAAGTACGCCCCCACAGCGGGTCAGGACACCCCCCTTTGTGAGCCCAAAGGGTGGGAGGACTCCACAACAGTCTCCAACGGTCAG AAGTGACAAGTCGTTTTCTCCCGGAGCTGGTGTCTCGAACCCCAACCGGTACTTCATCCTGAAGTGTAACAACCAGCGCAACCTGGACATCGCCATGAGCCAGAGTATCTGGGCAACCACGCCTAGCAACGAGAAGAAACTCAACAAGGCTTTCAAA GATTGCCAGAATGTGTACTTGGTCTTTTCGGTTCAAGGTAGTGGGCACTTCCAAG GGTATGCTCGCATGGTCTCCTCCATCAGTAAGGACAAGGTTCCTGAGTTCAGCTCAGCCTCTCTGGGAGGAGCCTTCCGGATAGAGTGGATTAAAAG AATGAGCATCCCATTCCAAGCTGCCCACCACCTGTTGAACCCATGGAATGAGAACAAGAAGGTCCAGATCAGCAGGGATGGACAG GAGATCGAGCCCCAGGTTGGTGAGCAGCTGCTGAAGGCGTGGGATCGTCCTGTCACCATCCTCAACAGGAGCCCCGGCAGCAGTCGCCCCTCCTCACGACCCTCCTCAGGACCTCCCTCCAAAACATCCTCCCCACAGGGGTCGCCGAAAGGGCAGAGGTCACAGGAGCAGAGGTTTGCTGGGGGTCAGAGGCCAAAGGACAGTGGAGGAAACAGTAACAAGCTGCCAGTCCCCCCGGTACACTGGCAGGCTGAAGCTTCGGCAGAGTCTACTGTCGAGGGCGGGGAAACGGAAACGCCATCCACTGCGGAAGAAGCTCCAAATTTAGTGCTAGCTATACCGCAGAGTTCCACCTCCAGCTCAAGCAGCTCCAGCCCTCAGGAGGAGGCCAGCCTGCCCTCCCCTTCACAAGCAGTGGTAGAACCCACACAACAGGACCCCCCAGCCCCAGCTGTAGTGGAACCATCCGAGGGGGCGCCAGGTGTTGGGTACGACGTTCCCCCCGCTGGGGGTGAGGCAGCCCTCCCCAGGGGTTCTTCTCCTCCACTAGCTGTTACCCCTCCACCTTCTTTTGACCCCACCTTACCCATGGGAAGTGCCACACCTACCATGCCTGACCCCTCACTCCCAcaggactaa